In Fusarium falciforme chromosome 9, complete sequence, the following are encoded in one genomic region:
- a CDS encoding RNA-pol-L-2 domain-containing protein, with protein MAGGNPKHFNLQDNPFELFILDDGEKKIEEKVFSGMSNTSDFVLKKEDHTLGNLLSEHLKMHPNVYMAGYKIAHPNVPELFIRVQTDGTITPRDVFTSVCEKLINQLEMLHQEFTREWELRRITNTGEQGNMQNGH; from the exons atggctggtGGCAACCCCAAGCACTTCAACCTTCAGGACAATCC TTTCGaactcttcatcctcgatgacggggagaagaagattgagGAAAAGGTGTTCTCTG GCATGTCCAACACCTCCGACTTCGTcctgaagaaggaagacCACACTCTCGGTAACCTTCTCTCCGAGCATCTCAAGATGCACCCCAACGTCTACATGGCTGGCTACAAGA TTGCCCACCCTAACGTCCCTGAGCTCTTTATTCGCGTCCAGACTGACGGCACCATCACTCCCCGTGATGTCTTCACCTCCGTCTGCGAGAAACTTATCAACCAGCTCGAGATGCTCCACCAGGAGTTCACTCGTGAGTGGGAGCTCCGTCGCATCACCAACACTGGTGAGCAGGGCAACATGCAGAACGGTCACTGA
- a CDS encoding Glycogen [starch] synthase, with protein MSSEGEQQTRDIKNHLLFEIATEVAHRVGGIYSVIKSKAPVTTAEYGERYTLIGPLNHQSAAVEVEEMEPTSPEIAVTMQSMKDRGIGIIYGRWLIEGAPRVILIDTKTAYNRMNEWKSDLWELAGIPSPPNDDETNEAIVFGYLVAWFLGEFVCHERKKAVIAHFHEWLAGVALPLCKKRRIDVTTIFTTHATLLGRYLCAGSVDFYNNLQYFDVDAEAGKRGIYHRYCIERAATHACDVFTTVSHITAFESEHLLKRKPDGVLPNGLNVTKFSAVHEFQNLHQQAKEKIHDFVRGHFYGHYDFDPDNTLYLFTAGRYEFRNKGVDMFIESLARLNHRLKAAGSKVTVVAFIIMPAQTTSLTVEALKGQAVIKSLRDTTHVIEQSIGRRIFERSLKWHEGDPMPDEKELISAQDRVLLRRRLFAMKRHGLPPIVTHNMVNDHEDPVLNQIRRVQLFNHPSDRVKVVFHPEFLNSANPVLPLDYDDFVRGCHLGVFSSYYEPWGYTPAECTVMGVPSITTNLSGFGCYMEELIENSSDYGIYIVDRRTKGVDDSVNQLTSFMFDFCGKSRRQRINQRNRTERLSDLLDWKRMGMEYVKARQLALRRAYPNSFSGDEEEDFIPGVEQKISRPFSVPGSPRDRTGMMTPGDFASLQEGREGLSTEDYVAWKLPEEEDPEEYPFPLTLRTKQPGPPSPLEGASAPVNGSQ; from the exons ATGAGTTCCGAAGGCGAGCAGCAGACTCGCGACATCAAGAACCACCTTCTCTTTGAGATTGCTACTGAGGTAGCTCATCGAG TTGGTGGTATCTACTCTGTCATCAAGTCCAAGGCGCCCGTCACAACAGCTGAATATGGCGAGCGATACACTCTCATCGGCCCTCTTAACCACCAATCG GCTGCTGTCGAggtggaagagatggagccCACCAGCCCAGAGATCGCTGTCACCATGCAGTCCATGAAGGACCGGGGAATTGGCATCATCTACGGCCGCTGGCTGATCGAGGGCGCACCTAGGGTTATCCTCATCGATACCAAGACCGCCTATAACCGGATGAATGAGTGGAAGTCGGATCTGTGGGAACTGGCCGGTATCCCTTCGCCacccaacgacgacgagaccaaCGAGGCTATCGTTTTCGGCTATCTTGTCGCCTGGTTCCTGGGAGAG TTTGTCTGTCacgagaggaagaaggctgtCATTGCTCACTTCCACGAGTGGCTTGCTGGTGTCGCCCTGCCCCTCTGCAAGAAGCGCCGCATTGATGTCACGACCATCTTCACCACACACGCCACCCTTCTCGGCCGATACCTCTGCGCCGGCTCCGTGGACTTTTACAACAACCTGCAGTACTTTGacgtcgacgccgaggccgGCAAGCGTGGCATCTACCACCGATACTGCATTGAGAGAGCTGCCACTCACGCCTGCGATGTCTTCACCACCGTCTCTCACATCACTGCCTTCGAGTCTGAGCACTTGCTGAAGCGAAAGCCTGATGGCGTTCTGCCCAACGGTCTCAACGTCACCAAGTTCTCTGCCGTCCACGAATTTCAGAACCTCCACcagcaggccaaggagaagatccACGACTTTGTCCGAGGTCACTTCTACGGCCACTATGACTTTGACCCCGACAACACTCTGTACCTCTTCACTGCAGGCCGTTACGAGTTCCGGAATAAGGGCGTTGACATGTTCATCGAGTCTCTGGCACGGCTGAACCACCGACTCAAGGCCGCAGGAAGTAAGGTGACCGTGGTGGCCTTCATTATCATGCCCGCCCAGACCACGTCTCTCACCGTGGAAGCGCTCAAGGGGCAGGCAGTCATCAAGTCCCTGAGGGATACAACGCATGTCATTGAGCAGAGCATTGGACGCCGCATCTTTGAGCGCTCGCTCAAGTGGCACGAGGGCGACCCCATGCCTGATGAGAAGGAGCTCATTTCTGCCCAGGATCGAGTCCTGCTTCGCCGCCGTCTCTTTGCCATGAAGCGCCACGGACTTCCTCCTATCGTCACCCATAACATGGTCAACGATCACGAGGATCCCGTCCTGAACCAGATCCGACGAGTCCAACTCTTCAACCACCCTTCGGATCGAGTCAAGGTGGTGTTCCACCCCGAGTTCCTCAACTCGGCCAACCCAGTCCTTCCTCTCGACTACGACGACTTTGTGCGCGGTTGCCATCTGGGTGTCTTCTCGTCCTACTACGAGCCCTGGGGTTACACTCCTGCCGAGTGCACTGTGATGGGTGTTcccagcatcaccaccaacctGTCAGGTTTCGGATGTTACATGGAGGAGCTTATTGAGAACTCCAGCGACTACGGTATCTACATTGTTGACCGTCGTACCAAGGGCGTCGACGACTCTGTCAACCAGCTCACCTCGTTCATGTTCGACTTCTGCGGCAAGAGCCGTCGTCAGCGCATCAACCAGCGAAACCGAACCGAGCGACTCAGCGACCTTCTCGACTGGAAGCGAATGGGTATGGAGTATGTCAAGGCTCGGCAGCTGGCTCTCCGCCGTGCCTACCCCAACTCGTTcagcggcgacgaggaggaggacttcATCCCTGGCGTGGAGCAGAAGATTTCGCGGCCATTCTCTGTTCCCGGTTCGCCTCGGGATCGGACTGGCATGATGACTCCTGGTGACTTTGCGAGCCTGCAGGAGGGCCGTGAGGGCCTGAGCACCGAAGACTATGTTGCCTGGAAGCTACC tgaggaggaggaccctGAGGAGTATCCCTTCCCTTTGACTCTCAGGACCAAGCAACCCGGCCCCCCTAGTCCTCTGGAAGGTGCAAGCGCCCCCGTGAACGGTAGCCAGTAG
- a CDS encoding MTS domain-containing protein: protein MPRIQPSLVRHAKRLSPHLASLLPACRDLESARHELRWIKSHVDKTWVHRKAWHLEQLCHKRGHGVPLQYVLGSQPFGSLDIKCAPGVLIPRPETEAYTFHLADLIKSGELLGKEWKKDGQGLNLIDFCSGTGCIPLGLFSSLQRSVAHLRVRGRDISPVALKLANENIARNMRLGCLSQPNDKQTLEIARGDVFSDSDMQQLADTRWDVLISNPPYISNDVWNHGRGQLGLSVRKYEPRLALVPDSNLPCPAECDPADVFYSRLLDIGVLLKPKVMLLEIGDENQARRVLQLYFAHSTAKNSRAEIWRDWPDLETSEELSSFVDVKISEGDTRRVQVKGDGLIRSILIKSLDGE, encoded by the coding sequence ATGCCGCGAATTCAGCCGTCCTTAGTACGGCATGCTAAACGCCTCTCGCCACACCTCGCAAGCCTTCTCCCGGCCTGCCGAGACCTAGAATCCGCCCGACATGAGTTGCGATGGATAAAGAGTCATGTCGACAAGACGTGGGTGCATCGAAAAGCATGGCATTTGGAGCAGCTATGTCACAAGAGGGGTCACGGTGTTCCTCTGCAATACGTCCTTGGCTCACAGCCTTTCGGCTCTCTAGACATCAAATGTGCACCTGGTGTCTTGATACCCAGGCCTGAAACCGAAGCATACACATTTCACCTGGCAGATCTCATCAAGTCGGGTGAACTGCTTGGCAAAGAATGGAAGAAGGACGGGCAGGGCCTTAACTTGATCGATTTCTGCTCGGGAACTGGTTGCATCCCGCTCGGCTTGTTCTCGTCTCTTCAACGCTCAGTTGCACATTTGCGTGTAAGAGGCAGAGATATTTCACCGGTAGCCTTGAAGCTTGCAAATGAGAACATTGCTCGCAACATGAGGCTTGGTTGCCTATCCCAGCCGAATGACAAGCAAACCCTCGAAATTGCGAGGGGGGACGTCTTTAGCGATAGTGATATGCAACAGCTTGCTGATACTCGCTGGGATGTTCTTATCTCCAACCCGCCATACATCTCAAACGATGTCTGGAACCACGGCCGCGGACAGCTTGGATTATCGGTCCGCAAGTATGAGCCACGCCTTGCTTTGGTTCCTGACAGCAACCTCCCTTGCCCGGCGGAGTGCGATCCAGCCGATGTCTTCTACTCTCGGCTTTTGGACATTGGTGTCCTCTTAAAGCCGAAGGTGATGCTTTTGGAAATTGGCGATGAGAACCAGGCCCGTCGCGTCCTGCAGCTTTACTTTGCCCATTCGACCGCCAAGAATTCCCGAGCCGAAATTTGGCGAGACTGGCCGGATTTAGAGACTTCGGAGGAACTGAGCTCTTTTGTGGATGTCAAAATATCAGAGGGAGATACTCGGCGGGTTCAAGTGAAAGGAGATGGTCTCATTCGATCCATCCTAATCAAGAGTTTAGATGGAGAATAA
- a CDS encoding U6 snRNA-associated Sm-like protein LSm5, which produces MASQLLPLELIDKCVGSRIWVIMKGDKEFSGTLLGFDDYVNMVLEDVTEFDYSGNHTKLPKILLNGNNICMLIPGGEGPEGAA; this is translated from the exons ATGGCATCCCAACTGCTGCCCCTCG AGCTCATCGACAAGTGTGTTGGTTCAAGGATATGGGTCATCATGAAGGGTGACAAGG AATTCAGCGGAACTCTTCTTGGTTTTGACGACTACGTGA ACATGGTTTTGGAGGATGTGACTGAATT TGACTACTCCGGCAACCACACGAAGCTGCCCAAGATTTTGCTTAACGGTAACAACATCTGCATG TTGATCCCTGGAGGCGAGGGACCAGAGGGCGCCGCTTGA
- a CDS encoding 3'-5' exonuclease domain-containing protein has translation MSSPSRNQLWDPSTGIRFSPKTDRQPRYPSLDISRFIHTPGPKDDTTRKLQLDSEEFSDDEEFERNAAEWFDQQDLLASTAPAAEEFQVISDAEGNPIDPKPKAEAGAKAEAIKKIPPPITCLDYNIDPEKHEAAQNSKQGTDESFWSYTMYQRPMPDGELQKVKVHYCTSKHTMEHVCKTYFEDEKVIGFDLEWMSWARKPHGPRANVSLIQLASPSRIGLFHVALFRSDDYVAPTFKKIMEDESVTKVGVAIKGDCTRLKTHLGVETKGIFELSHMYKLVKYSKLGQYDRINKALISLAIQAEEFLGLPLYKGDSVRSSNWMALLSAKQVTYSASDAYAGLNLFYVLDQERQKLDPCPPRPEFAEKGLPIKFLTADDVDESDEILDQDSETSAAVEADLTNVEVEGELEEPIVEVSPPPAPIPAKQPQPQPKDLRIIAAEKKVQERRAAKDQIFKVTTSALRTYFLWHDNEDLPPESIAKLLRTPPLQTNTVVSYIMDAVVVDHMPFSKSRLRSEVLVLLAPDAMRRRPKYQALIDKTREET, from the exons ATGTCCTCACCATCCAGGAATCAATTATGGGATCCATCAACTGGGATCCGATTTTCGCCCAAAACAGACCGGCAGCCCCGCTATCCCTCCCTGGACATCTCTCGCTTCATACATACACCAGGCCCAAAGGATGACACAACTCGAAAGCTTCAGCTCGACTCCGAGGAGTTtagcgatgatgaggaattTGAGAGGAATGCGGCCGAATGGTTCGACCAGCAAGACCTGCTGGCATCTACTGCCCCTGCGGCTGAGGAGTTTCAAGTGATCTCTGACGCAGAGGGCAATCCGATAGACCCAAAACCCAAAGCCGAGGCCGGGGCTAAGGCTGAGGCCATAAAGAAGATTCCTCCTCCTATCACCTGCCTGGACTACAACATCGATCCTGAGAAACATGAGGCGGCCCAGAACAGCAAACAAGGAACCGACGAGTCCTTCTGGTCTTATACCATGTACCAACGCCCCATGCCTGACGGCGAACTGCAGAAAGTCAAGGTCCATTATTGCACCAGCAAACACACCATGGAACATGTCTGCAAGACCTACTTTGAAGACGAGAAAGTAATTGGTTTTGACCTGGAATGGATGTCATGGGCAAGGAAACCGCATGGGCCACGGGCCAACGTCTCCCTCATCCAGCTTGCGAGCCCAAGTCGCATCGGTCTCTTCCACGTTGCTCTTTTCCGAAGCGACGACTATGTCGCCCCTACTTTCAAAAAGATCATGGAGGATGAGAGCGTGACCAAGGTGGGGGTTGCGATCAAGGGGGATTGTACGAGGCTCAAGACgcatcttggtgttgagaccaAGGGCATCTTTGAGCTGTCCCACATGTACAAGCTCGTCAAGTATTCCAAGCTGGGCCAGTACGACCGTATAAACAAGGCCCTGATCTCCCTCGCCATTCAGGCAGAAGAATTTTTAGGTCTCCCGCTGTACAAGGGAGACTCGGTGCGGTCGAGCAACTGGATGGCACTCCTGTCAGCGAAGCAGGTCACAT ATTCGGCCTCGGACGCGTATGCTGGTCTGAATCTATTCTATGTTTTGGATCAAGAACGCCAAAAGCTCGACCCGTGCCCCCCACGACCAGAATTTGCCGAGAAGGGCCTCCCAATTAAGTTCTTGACGGCTGACGATGTTGATGAAAGCGATGAGATTTTGGATCAGGATTCTGAGACCAGCGCTGCAGTGGAAGCCGATTTGACCAATGTCGAAGTGGAAGGCGAGTTGGAAGAGCCCATTGTTGAAGTTTCGCCGCCCCCTGCGCCGATTCCTGCCAagcaacctcaacctcagccaAAGGACTTGCGCATCATCGCCGCTGAGAAGAAAGTTCAGGAGCGTCGCGCTGCTAAGGATCAGATCTTCAAGGTAACGACCTCGGCTCTGCGCACCTATTTCCTCTGGCATGACAACGAAGACCTCCCCCCCGAGTCCATAGCAAAGCTTCTCCGCACTCCGCCGCTGCAGACCAACACTGTTGTGTCCTACATCATGGACGCCGTTGTTGTAGATCATATGCCGTTTTCAAagtcaaggctgaggagcgAGGTGCTGGTCCTGTTAGCGCCAGACGCAATGCGAAGACGGCCCAAGTACCAGGCTTTAATTGATAAGACTCGGGAGGAAACATAA
- a CDS encoding Mitochondrial respiratory chain complexes assembly protein YTA12, whose product MSRFLRRSSQLARVTRLTSQPALRACARPSIITRSIPAKTSAAFAIRARAYSSQPPPSGKDPRSNPDKDTEHGSKPLNQHKAKDGSEGGKAEAPKPSPLPEGWIHLSKDEIAHLEQFTGRLPEAQRPVAKDILEKLQIVGAPAETRDLLEKLRVNGNLSILDKGRLMRCVYMVTERIVELEDNENQDGPFSSFRMDNESKTNDGKAGAKEDGSGNKKQDAGKAGGKPPKNERSGWLEAVQTGIAIGVTVWIAELLANPFSEKEITWQEMRKAFLDKGLVQKLVVINGSQVRVELHPTATGATGENGQPARKTYVFSIGSVESFERKLEEAQDQLGIPPSERIPVSYEAGGGTFGNLLLAFGPTLLFIGLILWTQRSMGGRGGAAGGMFNFGKSKAKKFNAESAVKVKFSDVAGLEEAKTEIMEFVSFLKQPEKFEKLGAKIPRGAILAGPPGTGKTLLAKATAGESGVPFFSVSGSEFVEMFVGVGPSRVRDLFAEGRKNAPCIIFIDEIDAIGRARQESGRGFGGNDEREATLNQILTEMDGFNTREQVVVLAGTNRADMLDKALMRPGRFDRHIFIDRPTMKGRQDIFKVYLKKIVTKVDQEYLVGRLATLTPGFSGADIANVVNEAALIAARGNADDVKMDHFERAIERVIGGLERKSLVLKPEEKKTVAYHEAGHAICGWFLEHADPLLKVSIIPRGQGALGYAQYLPQDAYLMNTNQLMDRMAMTMGGRVSEELHFPTVTTGASDDFKKVSQMARNMVTQWGMSEKVGPVHFENDPNRMQKPFAEATAQQIDQEVSRIVEQAYQRCRDLLTEKKKEVGLIAEELLKKEVLVRDDMVRILGRRPFGDNEDFEKYFGGGKEQSMPPPFPEETDTPKEPPAPSPAFKKVE is encoded by the exons ATGTCGAGATTTCTGCGACGATCGAGCCAGCTCGCGCGGGTGACGAGGCTCACATCCCAGCCTGCACTGCGGGCATGCGCGCGGCCCTCAATCATCACCAGGTCGATCCCCGCAAAGACATCTGCCGCTTTCGCGATCCGAGCGAGGGCCTACTCCTCGCAACCCCCACCATCCGGAAAAGACCCCCGATCGAACCCCGACAAAGACACAGAGCATGGAAGCAAGCCATTAAATCAACATAAAGCCAAGGATGGGTCGGAAGGGGGCAAGGCTGAGGCACCCAAGCCGTCGCCTCTGCCGGAAGGCTGGATTCATCTAAGCAAGGACGAGATCGCCCACCTTGAACAATTCACCGGCAGACTCCCCGAGGCCCAGCGGCCTGTAGCAAAGGATATTCTTGAAAAGCTCCAGATTGTTGGTGCGCCAGCTGAGACCCGAGATCTCCTTGAGAAGCTGCGTGTCAACGGCAATCTTTCAATCTTGGACAAGGGAAGGCTTATGCGTTGCGTCTACATGGTTACGGAGCGGATAGTCGAGCTTGAGGACAACGAGAACCAGGATGGTCCCTTTTCGTCGTTCCGCATGGACAACGAGTCCAAGACGAACGACGGCAAGGCTGGAGCCAAGGAGGATGGATCCGGTAACAAGAAGCAAGATGCGGGCAAGGCCGGAGGAAAGCCGCCCAAGAACGAGCGAAGCGGCTGGCTTGAGGCTGTCCAAACCGGTATTGCCATCGGTGTCACTGTCTGGATTGCGGAGCTTCTTGCCAACCCCTTCTCAGAGAAGGAGATCACCTGGCAGGAGATGCGAAAGGCTTTCCTCGACAAGGGCCTGGTTCAGAAGCTTGTGGTCATTAACGGCTCGCAAGTCCGGGTCGAGCTTCACCCAACCGCCACCGGCGCTACGGGTGAGAATGGCCAGCCCGCAAGAAAGACATACGTTTTCTCCATCGGATCTGTCGAGTCCTTCGAGAGGAAGTTGGAGGAGGCTCAAGACCAGCTCGGCATTCCACCCTCTGAGAGAATACCTGTCAGCTACGAGGCTGGCGGTGGCACTTTCGGCAACCTTCTCCTCGCTTTTGGCCCTACTCTACTGTTCATCGGTCTCATTCTCTGGACTCAGCGGTCAATGGGTGGACGTGGTGGTGCTGCCGGTGGCATGTTCAACTTTGGCaagagcaaggccaagaagtttAACGCCGAGAGCGCTGTCAAGGTCAAGTTCTCGGACGTCGCCGGCCTCGAGGAAGCCAAGACTGAGATTATGGAGTTtgtgagcttcttgaagcAGCCCGAGAAGTTCGAGAAGCTCGGTGCCAAGATTCCCCGAGGAGCAATTCTGGCTGGTCCCCCTGGTACGGGTAAGACACTTCTCGCCAAGGCCACGGCTGGCGAATCTGGAGTCCCCTTCTTCAGTGTGAGCGGTTCTGAATTCGTCGAGATGTTTGTGGGTGTTGGTCCTTCCCGTGTGCGAGACCTGTTCGCAGAAGGCCGTAAGAACGCTCCTTGCATCATCTTCATTGATGAGATCGACGCTATTGGTCGGGCACGACAGGAGAGTGGCCGAGGATTTGGTGGCAACGACGAGCGGGAGGCGACTCTGAACCAGATCCTTACCGAGATGGACGGTTTCAACACCCGAGAGCAGGTCGTCGTCCTGGCCGGTACTAACCGAGCGGATATGCTCGACAAGGCCTTGATGCGACCTGGACGATTCGATCGACACATCTTCATTGACCGACCCACAATGAAGGGTCGTCAGGATATCTTCAAGGTTTACCTGAAGAAGATCGTGACCAAAGTGGACCAGGAGTACCTAGTTGGCCGTCTTGCGACGCTCACCCCTGGCTTCTCTGGAGCTGACATTGCCAACGTCGTTAACGAGGCTGCTCTGATTG CTGCCAGAGGCAATGCCGACGATGTCAAGATGGACCACTTCGAGCGAGCCATTGAGCGAGTGATTGGCGGTCTGGAGCGCAAGTCGCTGGTCCTGAAgccagaggagaagaagactgTGGCTTACCACGAGGCCGGCCACGCTATCTGCGGATGGTTCTTGGAGCACGCAGACCCTCTCCTCAAGGTCTCCATCATCCCCCGTGGCCAGGGCGCTCTGGGATACGCACAGTATCTGCCTCAGGATGCTTATCTGATGAACACCAACCAGCTCATGGACCGAATGGCCATGACGATGGGTGGCCGCGTGTCAGAGGAGCTCCACTTCCCTACCGTGACAACGGGTGCTAGCGACGATTTCAAGAAGGTGTCTCAGATGGCACGGAACATGGTGACCCAATGGGGCATGTCTGAGAAGGTGGGCCCTGTGCACTTCGAGAACGACCCGAACCGCATGCAGAAGCCATTTGCCGAGGCGACAGCTCAGCAGATCGACCAGGAGGTGTCACGGATCGTGGAGCAAGCCTACCAGCGCTGCCGCGATCTCCTGacggaaaagaagaaggaggttgGCCTCATCGCggaggagctcctcaagaaggaggtgCTGGTGCGAGACGACATGGTGCGAATCCTCGGCCGAAGACCGTTTGGCGACAACGAAGACTTTGAGAAGTACTTTGGAGGCGGCAAGGAACAGAGCATGCCTCCGCCATTCCCCGAGGAGACGGATACACCCAAGGAGCCTCCTGCGCCTTCGCCGGCGTTCAAGAAGGTCGAGTAA
- a CDS encoding Ribosome biogenesis protein YTM1 codes for MGDVAQVKVVFTTTEQDIVLPESKQQLLVPAGKDSDIKRYGLSRILNSESMLDTSSPIPLDFLANGTFLRTSIQEYLASNGLSSESTLTLQYVRSLLPPVYEASFEHDDWVGGVDLLSVTSRAGILAGGADVPERVASASYDGLVRVWNPSGDAIAVSQAGRAGGHTQRVNAVKWISHKQLVSAGLDRKVIVWDYSESDDGFSGSLKSSMELWGHEKDINSLDVNGATKRILTASSDGKVGLWSSSKRTAPQADPESLPSAHSTKRAKLAGAANTAQRGPLALIPVHDEPVTAAIFHPNDSTVAYSASKDHTVRTIDLTTQREVSRLTTMHPLLCATALPGSSLIAAGSSARHITLLDPRESATTTSAMTLRGHVNMVVSLAPSPENDYSLVSGSYDSTCRVWDLRSVRMGTSEEGGGSVSEPVYTIGREWLKGKKLPPAGDGAKVLSVAWDKTWGIVSGGEDKKVQINRGRDLLSS; via the exons ATGGGAGACGTTGCACAGGTGAAGGTCGTCTTCACCACCACTGAGCAGGACATTGTGCTCCCAGAGTCCAAGCAGCAACTGCTCGTGCCCGCAGGCAA aGACTCAGACATCAAGCGATATGGCCTCTCTCGCATCCTCAACTCCGAGTCCATGCTCGACACCTCCTCCCCCATCCCCCTCGACTTCCTCGCCAACGGCACCTTTCTCCGCACCTCGATCCAGGAGTACCTCGCGAGCAATGGCCTCTCCTCCGAATCCACCCTGACTCTACAGTATGTTCGAAGTCTGCTGCCCCCCGTGTATGAGGCTAGCTTTGAGCACGACGACTGGGTCGGCGGCGTGGATCTTCTGTCGGTCACCTCGAGGGCGGGCATCTTGGCCGGCGGCGCAGACGTCCCCGAGCGAGTCGCGAGTGCATCCTACGATGGTTTGGTCAGAGTTTGGAACCCCTCTGGAGACGCAATCGCTGTGTCTCAAGCAGGCAGGGCTGGCGGCCACACCCAGCGTGTCAACGCCGTGAAGTGGATTTCGCACAAGCAGCTTGTCTCTGCTGGTTTGGACCGCAAGGTTATTGTCTGGGATTACAGCGAATCCGACGATGGCTTCTCGGGATCTCTCAAGTCAAGCATGGAGCTCTGGGGCCACGAGAAGGACATCAACAGCCTCGACGTCAACGGCGCTACCAAGCGCATCCTCACAGCCTCGTCCGACGGCAAGGTCGGCCTCTGGTCGTCTTCAAAACGGACAGCGCCCCAGGCTGATCCCGAGAGCCTCCCCTCTGCGCACAGCACCAAGCGCGCCAAGCTCGCGGGTGCCGCCAACACTGCTCAGCGTGGTCCCCTCGCCCTGATCCCCGTTCACGATGAGCCCGTCACGGCGGCCATCTTCCACCCCAACGACTCGACTGTCGCTTACTCGGCCTCGAAAGATCACACCGTCCGAACCATCGACTTGACAACTCAGCGCGAGGTCAGCCGACTTACCACGATGCACCCACTTCTTTGCGCGACGGCCCTTCCCGGTTCGTCGCTGATTGCCGCTGGCTCATCGGCCCGACACATCACACTCCTCGATCCTCGTGAGTCCGCCACAACCACCTCGGCCATGACGCTACGCGGCCACGTCAACATGGTTGTCTCGCTCGCGCCATCACCCGAGAACGACTACTCGCTCGTCTCCGGCTCCTACGACAGCACGTGCCGCGTATGGGATCTGCGAAGTGTGCGCATGGGCACCTCGGAggagggcggcggcagcgtCAGCGAGCCTGTCTACACCATCGGTAGAGAGTggctcaagggcaagaagcttcccccagctggagatggagctaAGGTATTGAGCGTGGCTTGGGATAAGACTTGGGGTATCGTGAGCGGTGGTGAAGACAAGAAGGTCCAGATCAATCGGGGCAGAGATTTGTTGTCTTCGTAG